A single genomic interval of Salmo trutta chromosome 13, fSalTru1.1, whole genome shotgun sequence harbors:
- the sh2b2 gene encoding SH2B adapter protein 2: MNGAAVPGSPEFSSSCPLPDWREFCELHARSSASDFAHKFRRFLSENPCYDSPGADNSFSQHFARHFLECFSAAVTQARDHQASLSPGDDGSNAPPKYSIVPFLGIQGCLLPYGQNDLYQRRKDTGASSESLDSMDSGGLGVEGIGGGSSSSMAMATSRTPQPAHKPSALGQSRSSEDVSVGHPKARFKKGFSLRNMSLCVVDGVKEIWHRRASPEPDPVGGSGGVRRANGGGEPGGERWSQRLRLPRGSQGHKAELLEIQREGALRYMVADDTNCIGVPQWQKCRLLLRKTRRDEGGNKFLLEFYVPPKSSKPKVSIPLSAIVEVRTTMPLEMPDKDNTFVLKVENGGEYILETIDSLQKNSWVADIQDCMDPGDSGDDIELASCPNGQASKEFSMVASCSCELLSEGVHRVPDKSCGSAAAAELYSAPSVRCRELPFTQHPSHVPLEHFLQFPEAQEKNPTTGVSGEGATEAEADPSLATYPWFHGTLSRVRAAQLVLAGGARSHGLFVIRQSETRPGEYVLTFNFQGKAKHLRLSVNGKGQCHVHHLWFHTVSDMLRHFHSHPIPLESGGSADITLRCYVQVTSTDRYPVSLYCSHTDVTAPQLPTPPRDQGCRTDPAQPTLHLPGVSQPAGPPSDTQLSSSSSSSPTALPSLSRGEPGSGGGGGEEGGLVSRSNSSERLLDPSSGASEDYQETDGTRRARAVENQYSFY; this comes from the exons ATGAACGGCGCGGCGGTGCCCGGCAGCCCGGAGTTCTCCTCCTCATGCCCGCTGCCCGACTGGAGAGAGTTCTGCGAGCTCCATGCCCGTTCCTCCGCCTCCGACTTTGCCCACAAGTTCCGCCGCTTCCTGTCGGAGAACCCGTGCTACGACTCCCCGGGCGCCGACAACAGCTTCTCTCAGCACTTTGCCAGACACTTCCTGGAGTGTTTCTCTGCTGCTGTCACCCAGGCCAGGGACCACCAGGCCTCGCTTTCGCCAGGGGACGACGGCTCCAACGCTCCCCCCAAATACAGCATTGTTCCCTTCCTGGGCATCCAGGGCTGCCTTCTGCCCTACGGACAAAACGACCTCTACCAGCGGCGCAAGGACACCGGTGCCTCCAGCGAGTCcctggacagtatggacagtggAGGTTTAGGAGTAGAAGGGATAGGAGGAGGAAGTTCCTCCTCCATGGCTATGGCCACCTCCCGCACCCCTCAACCCGCCCACAAGCCCTCTGCTCTGGGCCAATCACGCAGCTCAGAGGACGTGTCAGTGGGACACCCCAAGGCCCGCTTCAAGAAGGGATTCTCTCTGAGGAACATGAGTCTGTGTGTGGTGGACGGGGTGAAGGAGATCTGGCACCGCCGCGCCTCCCCTGAACCAGACCCTGTAGGAGGGTCCGGAGGGGTCAGACGGGCCAACGGAGGAGGGGAGCCAGGGGGGGAGAGATGGTCCCAGAGACTGCGTCTTCCCAGGGGTTCCCAGGGGCACAAGGCTGAGCTGCtagagatccagagagagggagcTCTGCGTTACATGGTAGCTGATGATACTAACTGTATAGGGGTGCCTCAGTGGCAGAAGTGTAGGTTGCTGCTGAGGAAGACCAGGAGGGACGAAGGGGGTAACAAGTTCCTGTTGGAGTTCTATGTGCCACCCAAG TCGTCAAAGCCCAAGGTGAGCATCCCTCTGTCTGCCATCGTGGAGGTGAGGACCACCATGCCCCTGGAGATGCCTGACAAAGACAATACCTTCGTCCTGAAG GTGGAGAACGGAGGTGAATATATCCTGGAGACCATCGACTCGCTGCAGAAAAACTCCTGGGTCGCTGACATCCAGGACTGCATGGACCCTGG gGACAGTGGAGATGACATTGAGCTGGCGTCATGTCCCAACGGCCAGGCGTCTAAAGAGTTCTCCATGGTGGCCTCCTGCAGCTGTGAGCTTCTGTCAgagg GTGTCCATCGTGTCCCTGACAAATCCTGTggctcagcagcagcagcagaactgTATAGCGCCCCCTCTGTCCGCTGCAGAGAACTACCCTTCACCCAGCACCCTTCCCATGTTCCCCTGGAGCACTTCCTCCAGTTCCCAGAGGCCCAGGAGAAAAACCCCACCACAG GTGTTTCAGGTGAGGGAGCGACCGAGGCGGAGGCTGACCCCAGCCTGGCAACCTACCCATGGTTCCACGGGACGTTGTCACGCGTACGGGCGGCCCAACTGGTGCTGGCGGGCGGCGCTAGGAGCCACGGGCTGTTTGTGATTCGCCAAAGCGAGACGCGGCCGGGGGAGTACGTCCTCACCTTTAATTTCCAGGGCAAAGCCAAG cACCTGCGTCTGTCGGTGAATGGTAAGGGCCAGTGTCATGTTCATCATCTGTGGTTCCACACCGTGTCAGATATGCTGAGACACTTCCACTCCCACCCCATCCCTCTGGAGTCAGGGGGCTCTGCTGACATCACACTGCGTTGCTACGTACAGGTTACCTCCACAG ACAGATATCCcgtctctctctactgctctcacACAGATGTGACCGCGCCTCAGCTCCCCACCCCACCCAGGGACCAAGGCTGCCGTACTGACCCAGCCCAGCCAACCCTTCACCTCCCTGGGGTCTCACAGCCGGCAGGGCCCCCCTCCGACACCCagctctcctccagctcctcatcCTCACCAACcgctcttccttccctctcccgTGGTGAGCCAggcagtggaggaggaggaggagaagaagggggGCTGGTTAGCAGGAGCAACAGCTCAGAACGTCTGTTAGATCCCTCTAGTGGCGCCTCGGAGGACTACCAAGAGACAGACGGAACACGCAGGGCCAGAGCTGTGGAGAACCAGTACTCCTTCTACTGA